The following proteins come from a genomic window of Fontisubflavum oceani:
- the rpsK gene encoding 30S ribosomal protein S11, giving the protein MARDKTRTKRKERKNIAAGVAHVNSSFNNTKILISDVQGNAISWSSAGTMGFKGSRKSTPYAAQMAAEDAGKKAQEHGVKTLEVEVQGPGSGRESALRALAAVGFSITSIRDVTPMAHNGCRPPKRRRV; this is encoded by the coding sequence ATGGCACGCGATAAGACACGGACCAAGCGTAAAGAGCGCAAGAACATCGCCGCAGGTGTGGCGCATGTGAACAGCTCGTTCAACAACACCAAAATCCTGATCTCGGATGTGCAGGGCAACGCGATTTCCTGGTCCTCCGCCGGGACGATGGGCTTCAAAGGCTCGCGGAAATCCACGCCCTATGCGGCGCAGATGGCCGCTGAAGATGCCGGCAAGAAAGCTCAGGAACATGGTGTGAAGACCCTTGAGGTTGAAGTTCAAGGCCCGGGTTCGGGCCGCGAGTCCGCGCTTCGTGCGCTGGCCGCCGTTGGCTTCTCGATCACGTCGATCCGCGATGTGACCCCGATGGCCCATAACGGCTGCCGCCCGCCGAAACGCCGCCGCGTTTAA
- the rplQ gene encoding 50S ribosomal protein L17: MRHARGYRRLNRTHEHRKALFANMAGSLIEHEQIKTTLPKAKELRPIVEKLITLGKRGDLHARRQAAAQLKQDAYVAKLFEVLGPRYAERQGGYVRVLKAGFRYGDMAPMAIIEFVDRDVDAKGAGDRARVEAEEAADD; the protein is encoded by the coding sequence ATGCGTCACGCACGAGGCTACCGCCGCCTGAACCGCACCCACGAGCACCGCAAGGCGCTCTTTGCGAATATGGCTGGCTCGCTCATTGAACATGAGCAAATCAAGACGACTCTGCCGAAAGCCAAAGAGCTACGGCCCATTGTTGAGAAGCTGATCACCCTTGGCAAACGCGGCGATTTGCACGCCCGCCGGCAAGCTGCGGCCCAACTGAAACAGGATGCTTATGTGGCAAAACTGTTCGAGGTTCTGGGCCCGCGCTATGCAGAGCGTCAGGGCGGCTATGTCCGGGTTCTGAAGGCGGGTTTCCGCTATGGCGATATGGCGCCGATGGCGATCATCGAGTTCGTTGATCGCGATGTGGATGCCAAAGGCGCAGGCGACCGTGCGCGCGTTGAAGCCGAAGAAGCGGCGGACGACTAA
- a CDS encoding HAD-IA family hydrolase — protein sequence MTDTPLKLVIFDVDGTLVDSQAHILASMNWAFAALDMTPPSREQTLSIVGLSLPQAMARLVPEASAALNAQLVEAYKNSFADLRQRGESAAASPLFPGAIEALHALAAQDEMFLGIATGKSRRGLDHLFELHGFGPLFHTVQVADDHPSKPHPSMVLTCLDETGVAPENTVILGDTTYDIEMGRAGGIQAIGVDWGYHETDALTAAGAAMILSDFAALSEALDQIWGVV from the coding sequence TTGACCGACACTCCCTTGAAGCTGGTGATTTTCGACGTCGATGGCACCTTGGTCGACAGCCAGGCGCATATACTGGCATCAATGAACTGGGCCTTTGCGGCATTGGATATGACGCCACCAAGCCGGGAGCAGACGCTCTCGATTGTTGGGTTGTCCTTGCCGCAAGCGATGGCGCGGCTGGTGCCGGAGGCTTCGGCGGCGCTCAATGCACAACTGGTCGAGGCCTATAAAAACAGCTTTGCCGATCTCAGGCAGCGCGGCGAGTCGGCGGCGGCCTCGCCGCTTTTTCCGGGCGCGATCGAGGCTTTGCATGCGCTGGCGGCTCAGGACGAGATGTTTCTGGGGATCGCGACCGGAAAATCCCGGCGCGGGCTGGACCATCTGTTTGAGTTGCATGGATTCGGGCCGCTCTTCCATACGGTGCAGGTCGCTGATGATCATCCGTCCAAGCCGCACCCATCGATGGTGCTCACCTGTTTGGATGAGACCGGCGTGGCGCCGGAAAACACAGTCATTCTGGGTGATACGACCTATGATATCGAGATGGGTCGCGCGGGCGGTATCCAAGCCATTGGTGTCGATTGGGGATATCACGAAACCGACGCGTTGACGGCGGCGGGGGCGGCGATGATCCTGTCGGATTTTGCGGCATTGTCCGAGGCGCTGGATCAAATCTGGGGGGTGGTATGA
- the crcB gene encoding fluoride efflux transporter CrcB: MTRPMMTAVFQVALGGAAGAVLRYLTGIGVVRLLGHTPFPYAILSVNILGSFLMGVFVVAAAHRGLTHLSPLVMTGLLGGFTTFSAFSLEAVTLYERGEVTSAVIYVVASVCLSIFGLVLGLWLARGLFA, from the coding sequence ATGACCCGCCCCATGATGACAGCGGTTTTTCAGGTGGCCCTTGGCGGCGCGGCGGGGGCGGTTTTACGCTATCTGACCGGTATCGGCGTCGTCCGGCTCCTGGGGCATACGCCGTTTCCGTACGCGATCCTGAGTGTGAATATCCTGGGCTCGTTCCTGATGGGCGTTTTCGTCGTTGCGGCGGCCCATCGCGGGCTGACCCATTTGTCGCCCTTGGTGATGACCGGGCTTCTGGGCGGGTTTACGACCTTCTCGGCCTTCTCGCTTGAGGCGGTGACACTCTATGAGCGTGGCGAGGTGACGTCGGCGGTGATCTATGTCGTGGCATCGGTTTGTTTGTCGATTTTCGGGCTGGTTCTGGGCCTGTGGCTGGCGCGGGGGCTGTTTGCATGA
- a CDS encoding replication-associated recombination protein A, which yields MADLFDTSPSDPDVRTGPRPLADRLRPRSLAEVIGQEHLLGPEGSLKVMLDSGALSSLVFWGPPGVGKTTIARLLADETDLHFVQISAIFTGVPDLRKVFEAAKLRHANGKGTLLFVDEIHRFNKAQQDGFLPHMEDGTILLVGATTENPSFELNAALLSRAQVLVLNRLDEAALEKILAHAELEMHHPMPLRPEARMALLEMADGDGRALLNLAEQVAAWKVDGQLTVDQLATRLQRRAAQYDKSGDAHYNLISALHKSVRGSDPDASLYWLARMLEGGEDPRFLARRITRMAVEDIGLAEPQAQRVCLDAWETYERLGSPEGELALAQAVLYLALAPKSNATYVAYKDARRSAKSTGSKPPPKHILNAPTNLMKDQGYGAGYDYDHDAKDGFSGQNYFPDQMGRAQFYQPVQRGYERELAKRLAYFNKLRADRQHS from the coding sequence ATGGCAGATTTGTTTGACACCAGCCCCTCTGACCCCGATGTCCGGACCGGACCACGACCGCTGGCTGATCGTCTACGGCCACGCAGTCTGGCCGAGGTGATCGGTCAGGAGCATCTGCTTGGCCCAGAGGGCAGTCTCAAAGTGATGCTCGATAGCGGCGCGTTGTCGTCGCTGGTGTTTTGGGGGCCGCCCGGTGTGGGGAAGACGACCATTGCCCGGCTTTTGGCTGATGAGACCGATCTGCATTTTGTGCAGATCAGCGCGATTTTCACCGGTGTGCCGGATCTGCGCAAAGTCTTTGAGGCCGCCAAGCTGCGCCATGCCAATGGCAAAGGCACGCTTTTGTTCGTGGATGAAATCCACCGTTTCAATAAAGCGCAACAGGACGGGTTTCTGCCGCATATGGAAGATGGAACCATCCTTCTTGTTGGCGCCACGACGGAGAATCCGTCATTTGAGTTAAACGCGGCGCTTCTCTCTCGGGCGCAAGTTCTGGTCTTGAACCGGCTGGACGAGGCCGCCTTGGAAAAGATCTTGGCGCATGCCGAGCTTGAGATGCACCATCCGATGCCACTCCGGCCAGAGGCGCGGATGGCGCTTCTTGAGATGGCGGATGGCGATGGGCGCGCGCTCCTCAATCTGGCGGAGCAGGTCGCGGCCTGGAAGGTGGATGGGCAGCTTACTGTCGATCAACTGGCCACCCGGCTGCAACGCCGCGCGGCGCAATACGATAAATCCGGCGATGCGCATTACAACCTGATCTCGGCTTTGCATAAATCCGTGCGGGGCTCGGACCCTGATGCCAGCCTTTATTGGTTGGCCCGGATGCTGGAAGGCGGAGAGGATCCCCGTTTTCTGGCCCGTCGGATCACCCGCATGGCAGTCGAAGACATCGGTCTCGCCGAGCCGCAAGCGCAGCGGGTCTGCCTAGATGCATGGGAAACCTATGAGCGGCTTGGGTCGCCCGAAGGGGAACTGGCGCTGGCGCAGGCCGTGCTCTACCTCGCCCTCGCGCCGAAATCGAATGCGACATATGTAGCGTATAAAGATGCGCGCCGCTCCGCCAAATCCACCGGATCAAAGCCGCCGCCGAAACACATCCTCAACGCGCCGACTAACTTGATGAAAGATCAGGGCTATGGCGCGGGATACGATTATGACCACGATGCGAAAGATGGGTTCTCTGGTCAGAACTACTTCCCGGACCAGATGGGCCGGGCGCAGTTTTACCAGCCCGTGCAGCGCGGATATGAGCGCGAGTTGGCCAAGCGCTTGGCCTATTTCAACAAGCTCCGCGCGGATCGTCAGCACAGTTGA
- a CDS encoding RluA family pseudouridine synthase: protein MSGVQTLEVAPGDGDQRLDRWFRRQFPQISQGRIEKMCRKGEIRVDGGRVKPATRVEAGQKVRIPPLPDQAAPQPAVSRSKISDADAEMMRAAVLYRDDHLIALNKPPGLPSQGGSKQTRHVDGLAEALRFGFEDKPRLVHRLDKDTSGILLLARTRQAAAALTKAFRARDTRKIYWAAVAGAPLPRMGTIKFGLVKAPGHGKGGEGEKMLCLHPDEVDRTPDAKRATTDYAVLSNLGSRAAWVALVPVTGRTHQLRAHMAEIGHPVIGDGKYGGSGQENLGDGWGAQLGGEISRKLHLHARSLALTHPITGARLNLVAPLPEHMARTWETLGWYANDVPADPFDEDSF, encoded by the coding sequence ATGAGTGGTGTTCAAACGCTTGAGGTTGCGCCGGGGGACGGCGACCAGCGATTGGATCGTTGGTTTCGGCGACAGTTCCCGCAGATCAGCCAGGGCCGGATCGAAAAGATGTGTCGTAAAGGTGAGATCCGGGTCGATGGCGGCCGGGTGAAACCCGCCACGCGCGTCGAGGCCGGGCAGAAAGTGCGCATTCCGCCTCTCCCGGATCAGGCCGCGCCGCAGCCGGCGGTCTCGCGCAGCAAAATCTCCGACGCGGATGCCGAAATGATGCGAGCGGCGGTGCTTTATCGTGATGACCATCTTATTGCGCTGAACAAGCCACCGGGCCTGCCGAGCCAAGGCGGAAGCAAACAGACCCGGCATGTCGATGGGCTGGCGGAGGCGCTGCGTTTTGGGTTCGAGGACAAGCCGCGTCTGGTGCATCGGCTCGACAAGGACACCTCCGGCATTCTGCTTCTGGCCCGCACACGGCAGGCCGCCGCGGCGCTGACCAAAGCGTTCCGGGCGCGCGACACTCGTAAGATCTACTGGGCCGCTGTTGCGGGTGCGCCTTTGCCACGCATGGGCACAATCAAATTCGGGCTGGTGAAGGCGCCGGGCCATGGCAAGGGCGGCGAGGGGGAGAAGATGCTCTGCCTGCACCCCGATGAGGTTGATCGGACGCCAGATGCCAAACGCGCGACAACCGATTACGCGGTTCTGAGCAATCTCGGCAGTCGGGCGGCTTGGGTGGCGCTGGTGCCGGTGACGGGACGCACGCATCAGCTTCGCGCGCATATGGCCGAGATCGGCCACCCGGTTATCGGCGACGGCAAATATGGCGGCTCAGGGCAAGAGAACCTTGGCGATGGCTGGGGCGCGCAATTGGGTGGTGAGATCAGCCGCAAACTGCATCTGCATGCCCGTTCGCTTGCGCTGACCCATCCGATCACCGGCGCACGGCTCAACCTCGTGGCGCCCCTGCCGGAGCATATGGCGCGGACCTGGGAGACGCTCGGGTGGTATGCAAATGACGTGCCCGCCGATCCGTTTGACGAGGATAGCTTTTGA
- a CDS encoding helix-turn-helix transcriptional regulator, producing MATSWISRSNSASATGVSPKNSRRSLRAGCDNPIKRAKRSGSIFSDIPLTFSPEGSEFIVDPVSGNLSKKTCLFVGSMSKTPALDLLLHELSLATPGGYAVGLHIRYVSPLIMVNTYPEEWQEIYTAKVYGLRDPTLAWGLSHTGVRRWSEIGLPDPFGILKESAEYGMHYGMICSIGPLSSRTIAGATRPDREYTQEEMEHVHKIVQRMHDLSVPPTKLSNAQIEALRCIAEGDRHAAAAAKLGISESAFKARLTSARQKLMARTTAEAVQRAKEYGLI from the coding sequence TTGGCCACATCTTGGATAAGTCGTTCCAATTCGGCCTCCGCAACAGGCGTTTCACCCAAAAACTCAAGAAGGTCATTGCGCGCGGGCTGTGACAATCCCATCAAACGCGCAAAAAGATCTGGTTCGATCTTTTCCGACATACCGCTCACCTTTAGTCCAGAGGGCTCAGAGTTTATTGTTGACCCTGTTTCTGGCAACCTGTCTAAAAAGACATGTCTTTTTGTCGGTTCAATGTCTAAAACGCCTGCACTCGACCTGCTTTTGCATGAACTCTCTCTGGCGACGCCTGGGGGCTACGCTGTCGGTTTGCATATTCGGTACGTGTCGCCGCTGATCATGGTGAACACATATCCCGAAGAGTGGCAGGAGATTTATACGGCCAAGGTCTATGGGCTTCGAGATCCGACTTTGGCTTGGGGGCTCAGCCATACGGGCGTGCGCCGGTGGAGCGAGATCGGTTTGCCGGACCCGTTTGGAATTCTGAAAGAGTCGGCGGAGTATGGAATGCACTACGGGATGATCTGTTCGATCGGCCCGTTGTCTTCGCGGACGATCGCCGGGGCCACGCGCCCCGACCGCGAATACACACAGGAGGAAATGGAACACGTCCATAAGATCGTGCAGCGCATGCACGATCTGTCTGTGCCGCCGACAAAACTGTCGAATGCGCAGATCGAAGCTTTGAGATGTATCGCGGAAGGGGACCGCCATGCAGCTGCCGCCGCCAAACTTGGCATTTCTGAAAGTGCTTTCAAAGCACGTCTGACCTCTGCTCGTCAGAAGCTTATGGCCCGAACAACGGCCGAGGCTGTCCAGCGCGCAAAGGAATATGGCTTGATTTGA
- a CDS encoding amino acid ABC transporter permease, protein MATMTEPPAETFRLSQLIYDTRYRSLTIQVVAFILIMAGLFWLASNTVQNLQSLGKDFNFGFLGQRAGYDINQRLVEYTNDSTHARAALVGILNTLLVAFVGCIIATIVGVIAGVLRLSNNWIVARLMAVYVEGFRNIPTLLWILIVFAIMTEATPQPRDFRGDDPEASMILFDTVAITNRGIYTPAPVWGDGALMLVLVFIASLVGIWAFRRYARKRQEQTGDILPVFWTSLGLFFIPSILFYFILGRPVTLEYPELTGFNFSGGTHMRNSFIALTLALALYTGAFIAENVRSGILAVSKGQTEAAFALGLRPNRTMNLVILPQALRVIIPPLISQYLNLTKNSSLAIAVGYMDVRSTLGGITINQTGRELEGMLLLGLFYLITSLIISSLMNVYNSSIKLKER, encoded by the coding sequence ATGGCAACGATGACGGAACCACCCGCCGAGACTTTCCGACTAAGCCAGTTGATTTATGACACCCGCTACCGGTCGCTGACGATCCAGGTGGTGGCGTTCATTTTGATCATGGCCGGTTTGTTTTGGCTGGCGAGTAACACGGTCCAGAACCTTCAATCTCTGGGAAAGGACTTCAATTTCGGCTTCTTGGGACAGCGAGCCGGATATGACATTAACCAACGGCTTGTCGAATACACCAATGACTCGACTCATGCGCGTGCGGCGTTGGTTGGTATTCTCAACACACTTCTTGTGGCCTTCGTGGGCTGTATCATTGCCACGATCGTCGGCGTGATCGCTGGCGTCTTGCGCTTGTCGAACAACTGGATCGTCGCGCGCCTGATGGCGGTTTATGTCGAAGGCTTCCGGAATATCCCGACGCTTTTGTGGATCTTGATCGTTTTCGCGATCATGACGGAGGCGACACCGCAACCGCGCGATTTCCGTGGCGATGACCCGGAAGCGAGCATGATTTTGTTCGACACCGTCGCAATCACCAATCGCGGGATTTACACGCCCGCGCCGGTTTGGGGCGATGGGGCGCTGATGCTCGTTCTGGTCTTCATCGCGTCTCTGGTCGGCATCTGGGCCTTCCGTCGCTATGCGCGGAAACGCCAGGAGCAGACAGGTGACATCCTACCGGTTTTCTGGACGTCGCTGGGCCTGTTCTTCATCCCGTCGATTTTGTTCTACTTCATCCTCGGTCGTCCAGTGACGCTGGAGTACCCCGAGCTGACTGGGTTCAACTTCTCGGGCGGGACGCATATGCGAAACTCGTTCATTGCGTTGACCTTGGCGCTGGCGCTCTATACCGGCGCGTTCATTGCCGAGAATGTCAGGTCCGGCATTCTGGCTGTCAGCAAAGGGCAGACTGAGGCGGCGTTTGCCTTGGGTCTGCGTCCGAACCGGACGATGAACCTGGTGATCTTGCCGCAGGCGCTGCGGGTCATCATCCCGCCGCTGATCTCGCAATATCTGAACCTGACCAAGAACTCCTCCCTCGCAATCGCGGTGGGGTATATGGACGTTCGCTCGACACTGGGCGGGATCACGATCAACCAGACCGGGCGAGAATTGGAAGGGATGCTTCTTCTGGGGCTATTCTATCTGATCACCTCACTCATCATCTCCTCTCTGATGAACGTCTATAACTCTTCCATCAAATTGAAGGAGCGCTGA
- a CDS encoding acyl-homoserine-lactone synthase: MQSTTLSFDNIHNHGDLFTNMLRARHNKFIEHMHWDLPNADGMEFDQYDTPQSRWVCVHENGKVLAGVRLTPTTARCGIYSYMVRDAQRGLLEEIPSNLLDDPAPIAAHIWDANRLFVAEGVSTDIRRDVQMSLMGHMVRSARALGATMLLGLLPIGIPRLGRRLGISMEPGGPIMKIGGVAHRCYFVSMASKMH, from the coding sequence ATGCAGTCTACCACCCTGTCTTTCGACAATATCCACAATCATGGTGACCTGTTCACCAATATGCTGCGCGCCCGGCACAACAAGTTCATCGAACACATGCACTGGGATCTGCCGAATGCCGATGGCATGGAGTTCGATCAATATGATACCCCGCAAAGCCGGTGGGTTTGTGTTCATGAGAACGGCAAAGTGCTTGCAGGCGTTCGTTTGACCCCGACGACGGCCCGGTGTGGCATTTATTCTTACATGGTGAGGGATGCGCAGCGCGGTTTGCTGGAGGAAATCCCTTCGAATCTGCTTGATGATCCCGCCCCGATTGCCGCGCATATCTGGGATGCAAACCGTCTTTTCGTCGCCGAAGGGGTCAGCACCGACATCCGTCGGGATGTTCAGATGTCTCTGATGGGGCACATGGTGCGGTCCGCGCGCGCATTGGGGGCGACGATGCTTTTGGGTCTTTTGCCGATCGGTATCCCGCGCCTTGGCCGCCGACTGGGTATCTCGATGGAGCCAGGTGGCCCGATTATGAAGATCGGTGGTGTGGCACACCGCTGCTACTTCGTGTCGATGGCTTCGAAGATGCACTGA
- a CDS encoding DNA-directed RNA polymerase subunit alpha yields the protein MIHKNWQELIKPTQLVVNPGNEPARQATVVAEPLERGFGLTLGNALRRVLMSSLQGAAITSVQIDNVLHEFSSIAGVREDVTDVVLNLKGVAIRMETDGPKRVSITAKGPKVVTAGDISESAGIEVLNKEHVICHLDDGADLYMELTISTGKGYVAADKNRPEDAPIGLIPIDAIYSPVKKVSYDVQPTREGQVLDYDKLTLKLETDGSVTPDDAVAYAARIIQDQLSIFVNFDEPESASRQDDEDDLEFNPLLLKKVDELELSVRSANCLKNDNIVYIGDLIQKTEAEMLRTPNFGRKSLNEIKEVLSGMGLHLGMDIIDWPPDNIEDLAKKYEDNF from the coding sequence ATGATCCATAAAAACTGGCAAGAACTTATTAAGCCGACCCAATTGGTTGTGAACCCGGGCAATGAACCCGCGCGTCAGGCGACCGTTGTGGCCGAACCGTTGGAGCGGGGCTTTGGCCTGACGCTCGGCAACGCCCTGCGCCGCGTGCTGATGAGCTCGCTGCAGGGTGCTGCAATCACCTCGGTGCAAATCGACAATGTTTTGCACGAATTCTCGTCCATTGCCGGTGTGCGGGAAGACGTGACCGATGTGGTTCTGAACCTCAAAGGCGTGGCGATCCGGATGGAAACCGATGGGCCCAAGCGCGTGTCGATCACGGCGAAAGGTCCGAAGGTTGTTACTGCGGGTGACATTTCGGAATCCGCTGGCATCGAAGTGCTGAACAAAGAGCATGTGATCTGCCACTTGGATGATGGCGCCGATCTCTACATGGAGCTGACCATCAGCACCGGGAAAGGCTATGTCGCCGCCGACAAGAACCGCCCCGAGGATGCGCCGATTGGCCTGATCCCGATCGATGCGATCTATTCGCCGGTCAAGAAGGTCAGCTATGATGTGCAGCCGACCCGTGAGGGCCAAGTGCTCGACTATGACAAGCTGACGTTGAAACTGGAAACCGATGGCTCGGTGACCCCGGATGATGCTGTGGCCTATGCCGCGCGGATCATTCAGGACCAGCTGTCGATCTTCGTGAACTTCGATGAGCCGGAAAGCGCCAGCCGTCAGGATGACGAGGACGATCTGGAGTTCAACCCGCTGCTTCTGAAGAAAGTGGACGAGTTGGAACTGTCGGTTCGTTCGGCCAACTGCCTGAAGAACGACAACATCGTCTATATCGGTGATCTGATCCAGAAGACCGAAGCCGAGATGCTCCGCACCCCGAACTTTGGCCGCAAATCCTTGAACGAGATCAAGGAAGTGCTGTCGGGCATGGGCCTGCACCTGGGCATGGATATCATTGACTGGCCGCCCGATAATATCGAGGACTTGGCCAAGAAATACGAAGACAACTTCTGA
- a CDS encoding ATP12 family chaperone protein translates to MSEWAVKRFWTNAEVAEVEGGFSVTLDGRPVRTPFKSALVLPTRDMAEAMAAEWAAQGDQVDPLSMPVTRSANSAIDKVATQHGAVADMLAAYAETDLLCHRAESPEELVRRQADGWDPILIWAAETFGAPLVVTQGVLPADQPEASLQAYGAAVASFAPFSLTALHDLVTLSGSLVLALAVARGRIAPEQGWLLSRIDELWQIEQWGDDDEARDFAAQKQEAFLHAARFLELSGEA, encoded by the coding sequence ATGAGCGAGTGGGCGGTAAAGCGATTCTGGACCAATGCCGAGGTGGCAGAGGTCGAAGGCGGGTTTTCCGTCACGCTGGATGGCCGGCCCGTTCGTACACCGTTCAAATCCGCGCTGGTGCTGCCGACCCGTGACATGGCCGAGGCGATGGCCGCCGAATGGGCCGCGCAGGGAGACCAGGTCGACCCGCTGAGCATGCCGGTCACCCGCTCCGCCAACTCGGCTATTGACAAGGTGGCCACGCAACATGGCGCTGTGGCCGACATGTTGGCGGCCTATGCCGAAACCGATCTGCTCTGTCATCGGGCGGAGAGCCCCGAGGAATTGGTCCGCCGTCAAGCCGACGGGTGGGACCCGATCCTGATCTGGGCGGCGGAGACCTTTGGCGCGCCTCTGGTTGTCACACAAGGTGTCTTGCCGGCCGACCAACCGGAGGCAAGTCTCCAGGCCTATGGCGCGGCTGTGGCCAGTTTTGCGCCCTTCTCCCTGACCGCTTTGCATGACCTGGTCACGCTGTCTGGGTCTCTGGTGCTGGCCCTGGCCGTTGCCCGTGGCCGGATTGCCCCCGAACAGGGCTGGTTGCTGTCGCGAATCGACGAGCTGTGGCAGATTGAACAGTGGGGCGATGACGATGAAGCGCGCGATTTTGCCGCCCAGAAACAGGAGGCTTTCCTCCACGCAGCCCGGTTCTTGGAGCTGTCAGGCGAGGCGTGA
- a CDS encoding amino acid ABC transporter substrate-binding protein has translation MKKSVLIGTMAIAGLAAGFASAQTLDEVQARGSLNCGVTTGLVGFAAPNASGEWEGFDVGVCRAVAAAVFGDATAVNFVPTTGQTRFTALASGEIDMLARNTTWTFSRDVDLRFEFVGINYYDGQGFMVPRELGVASAMELDGATVCIQTGTTTELNLADFFSSNGMSYEPVPIETNAEAQQQYLAGACDVYTTDASGLAATRATFEDPSAHVVLPEIISKEPLGPLVRHGDHEWGDVVRWTLNALIAAEELGITSANVGELAAGTENPEINRLLGSEGELGGMLGLDAAWAQNAIAAVGNYSELFEGNIGEATPIGLSRGLNAQWTDGGLLYAPPFR, from the coding sequence ATGAAAAAATCCGTACTTATCGGTACTATGGCCATCGCTGGTCTGGCCGCTGGGTTCGCTTCCGCACAGACGTTGGACGAAGTCCAAGCGCGCGGCAGCTTGAACTGTGGCGTGACCACCGGCCTCGTCGGCTTTGCCGCGCCGAATGCAAGCGGCGAATGGGAAGGCTTCGATGTCGGCGTTTGCCGCGCCGTGGCCGCCGCCGTCTTCGGCGATGCCACCGCTGTGAACTTCGTGCCCACCACTGGTCAGACCCGCTTTACCGCGCTGGCCTCTGGTGAGATCGACATGCTGGCCCGGAACACCACCTGGACCTTCAGCCGCGACGTTGACCTGCGCTTCGAATTCGTGGGCATCAACTACTATGACGGTCAGGGCTTCATGGTTCCCCGTGAACTGGGCGTGGCCTCGGCCATGGAACTGGACGGTGCAACCGTCTGCATCCAGACCGGCACCACGACCGAGCTGAACTTGGCTGACTTCTTCAGCTCGAACGGCATGAGCTATGAGCCTGTGCCGATCGAAACCAACGCCGAAGCGCAGCAGCAGTATCTTGCGGGCGCCTGCGACGTCTACACCACGGACGCCTCGGGTCTGGCCGCAACGCGCGCCACGTTCGAAGATCCCTCTGCGCATGTGGTTTTGCCCGAGATCATCTCGAAAGAACCGCTTGGTCCGCTTGTGCGCCATGGCGACCACGAGTGGGGCGATGTCGTCCGCTGGACGCTGAACGCTCTGATCGCAGCTGAAGAGCTGGGCATCACGTCGGCAAATGTCGGTGAACTGGCCGCTGGCACCGAAAACCCAGAGATCAACCGTCTCTTGGGGTCCGAAGGTGAACTGGGCGGTATGCTCGGTCTCGATGCGGCTTGGGCACAGAACGCCATTGCCGCCGTAGGCAACTACAGCGAGCTGTTCGAAGGCAACATCGGTGAGGCGACGCCAATTGGTCTCTCGCGCGGTCTAAACGCGCAGTGGACTGATGGTGGTCTGCTCTACGCACCGCCGTTCCGGTGA
- the rpsM gene encoding 30S ribosomal protein S13, giving the protein MARIAGVNIPTAKRVPIALTYITGIGHTSAAQICEAVGIDTSRRVNELSDAEVLQIREHIDANFTVEGDLRRDTQMNIKRLMDLGCYRGLRHRRNLPVRGQRTHTNARTRKGPAKAIAGKKK; this is encoded by the coding sequence GTGGCACGTATTGCCGGGGTGAACATCCCCACCGCCAAGCGCGTACCGATCGCGCTGACCTATATCACCGGAATTGGACATACCTCGGCCGCACAGATCTGCGAAGCCGTTGGCATTGACACGTCGCGCCGGGTCAATGAGCTGTCGGATGCCGAAGTTCTGCAAATCCGCGAACATATCGACGCGAACTTCACCGTTGAAGGTGACCTGCGCCGCGACACGCAGATGAACATCAAACGTTTGATGGACCTGGGCTGCTATCGCGGTCTGCGTCATCGTCGGAACCTGCCCGTGCGCGGTCAGCGCACCCATACCAACGCGCGCACCCGCAAAGGCCCCGCAAAGGCCATTGCCGGCAAGAAGAAGTAA